The proteins below are encoded in one region of Bosea sp. BIWAKO-01:
- the otsB gene encoding trehalose-phosphatase, which translates to MELIESESTNESRDFTKMAKQVALFLDFDGTLVEIAPMPDEVKLDRQLAPALDTLRSALGGALALVSGRPIPDLDGFLAPYHFDIAGLHGAQIRLAGAIRSQADAPEALREALRELIRFANSHVGILVEDKRISAALHWRLAPQLQDEALALVRKLAAGMGPSVRLQEGKSVAELVPAGASKGNAISWLMREAPYSGRTPVFIGDDITDEAGFATVNALGGLSIRIGAGETCAGRRLASPTALRTILLAAAESGSLTTDAFCQG; encoded by the coding sequence ATGGAACTGATCGAATCGGAATCTACCAACGAATCCCGCGACTTCACCAAGATGGCGAAGCAGGTCGCTCTGTTTCTCGATTTTGACGGAACGCTGGTCGAAATTGCGCCGATGCCCGACGAGGTCAAACTCGACAGGCAACTCGCGCCGGCGCTCGATACGTTGCGCTCGGCGCTGGGCGGAGCGTTGGCGCTTGTCTCCGGGCGTCCGATCCCCGACCTCGACGGGTTTCTCGCCCCCTATCACTTCGACATCGCCGGCCTTCATGGCGCACAGATCCGCCTCGCGGGAGCCATCCGCAGCCAGGCGGATGCTCCCGAAGCCCTGCGCGAAGCGCTGCGGGAGCTCATCCGTTTCGCAAACAGCCATGTCGGCATCCTCGTGGAGGACAAACGGATCTCGGCCGCCCTGCACTGGCGTCTGGCGCCGCAACTCCAGGATGAAGCCCTCGCGCTGGTCAGGAAGCTTGCCGCCGGAATGGGCCCGTCCGTGCGCTTGCAGGAAGGCAAGTCGGTCGCCGAGCTGGTCCCGGCCGGTGCCAGCAAGGGCAACGCCATTTCCTGGCTGATGCGGGAAGCACCCTATAGCGGCCGGACACCGGTCTTCATCGGCGACGACATTACCGACGAGGCGGGCTTTGCCACGGTGAACGCGCTGGGCGGCCTGTCGATCCGCATCGGTGCGGGCGAGACCTGTGCCGGCCGGCGCCTCGCCTCCCCGACAGCGCTCCGCACCATCCTGCTCGCTGCCGCAGAAAGCGGCAGCCTGACGACCGACGCTTTCTGCCAAGGCTGA
- the ptsP gene encoding phosphoenolpyruvate--protein phosphotransferase yields the protein MRGALGGPGVLLRRLREVMAAPVSPQERLDRLVVLIAGNLVAEVCSVYVLLEDGSLELYATEGLNREAVHLTRMRADEGLVGLIASEAEPLALSDAQSHPAFSYRPETGEEIYHSFLGVPILRGGAVMGVLVIQNRASRLYNEEEIETLQTTAMIMAEMIAAGGLKSLAPPGSMIGLDRPIHGVGVKLADGVGLGHAVLHEPRVAITNLIAENPAREVKRLEAAIAEMRTAIDELIERGDVAHTGEHRDVLETFRMFAHDQGWLRRMREVVMTGLTAEAAVERVQSDTRAKMLRQTDPYLRERLHDLDDLANRLLRTLMGKANGVAHEKLPENAILIARSMGPAALLDYDRVRLRGLILEEGGPTSHIAIVARALGIPAVGEIVNATALIQAGDAVIVDGQAGEVQIRPQPDVENAYKDKARLRARKQEQYRKLKDLPAVTKDGVEINLQINAGLLVDMHSLDETAAAGIGLFRTELQFMVAQHMPTTTEQQALYGAVLKAAQGRPVVFRTLDIGGDKVLPYMERVEEENPALGWRAIRIGLDKPRLLRGQIRAMLRAGAGQDMRIMLPMVATVDEFLRARFIVRRELAMMEKQERPAPTNLELGVMVEVPSLLFELAEISREADFLSIGTNDLMQFLFAADRENRRVSERFDPLCVAALRALRTIVEAAGEAGCPVSVCGEMGGKPLETMALIGLGYRSFSMSAASFGPVKAMLRALDVRKLRERMDWMLASSEGASSLRSQLSALATELKVPV from the coding sequence ATGCGAGGCGCTCTCGGAGGTCCGGGCGTTCTGCTGCGCCGTCTCCGTGAGGTCATGGCAGCGCCCGTCAGCCCGCAAGAGCGGCTGGATCGGCTTGTCGTCCTGATCGCCGGCAATCTGGTCGCGGAAGTCTGTTCCGTCTATGTCCTGCTCGAGGACGGTTCGCTTGAACTCTACGCGACAGAGGGCCTGAATCGCGAGGCGGTGCACCTGACCCGGATGCGCGCCGACGAGGGGCTCGTTGGCTTGATCGCGAGCGAGGCCGAGCCTCTCGCCCTGTCCGACGCGCAGTCGCACCCGGCCTTCTCCTATCGTCCGGAGACGGGCGAAGAGATCTACCATTCCTTCCTCGGCGTCCCGATCCTGCGAGGCGGCGCCGTCATGGGCGTCCTCGTCATCCAGAACCGCGCGTCGCGTCTCTACAACGAGGAAGAGATCGAGACGCTGCAGACCACCGCCATGATCATGGCGGAGATGATCGCGGCCGGCGGGCTGAAATCGCTGGCGCCGCCCGGCAGCATGATCGGCCTCGACCGACCGATCCATGGCGTCGGCGTCAAGCTGGCGGATGGTGTCGGGCTCGGCCACGCCGTCCTCCACGAACCCCGGGTCGCGATCACCAATCTGATCGCCGAGAATCCCGCCCGCGAGGTCAAGCGCCTCGAGGCCGCCATCGCCGAGATGCGCACCGCGATCGACGAACTGATCGAGCGCGGCGACGTGGCTCACACCGGTGAGCACCGCGACGTCCTCGAAACCTTCCGCATGTTCGCCCATGACCAGGGTTGGCTCAGGCGCATGCGCGAGGTGGTGATGACCGGCCTCACCGCCGAGGCGGCGGTCGAGCGTGTGCAATCCGACACCCGCGCCAAGATGCTGCGCCAGACCGACCCCTATCTCAGGGAGCGGCTGCACGATCTCGACGATCTCGCCAATCGGCTGCTGCGAACCCTGATGGGCAAGGCGAATGGCGTCGCACACGAGAAACTGCCCGAGAACGCCATCCTGATCGCCCGCTCGATGGGGCCGGCGGCCCTGCTCGATTATGACCGGGTCCGTTTGCGCGGGCTCATCCTTGAGGAAGGCGGGCCGACGAGCCACATCGCCATCGTGGCGCGGGCGCTTGGCATTCCGGCTGTCGGCGAGATCGTCAACGCAACCGCGCTGATCCAGGCAGGCGACGCGGTCATCGTCGACGGCCAGGCTGGCGAGGTGCAGATCCGTCCGCAGCCGGATGTCGAGAACGCTTACAAGGACAAGGCCCGCCTGCGCGCCCGCAAGCAGGAACAGTACCGCAAGCTCAAGGATCTGCCGGCCGTCACCAAGGACGGGGTCGAGATCAACCTCCAGATCAATGCCGGCCTTCTGGTCGACATGCACAGTCTCGACGAGACCGCCGCCGCAGGGATCGGGCTGTTTCGCACCGAACTGCAATTCATGGTCGCTCAGCACATGCCGACGACGACCGAGCAGCAAGCGCTCTACGGGGCTGTGCTCAAGGCGGCGCAGGGTCGGCCGGTGGTCTTCCGGACGCTCGATATCGGCGGCGACAAGGTGCTGCCCTATATGGAGCGCGTCGAGGAAGAGAATCCGGCGCTCGGGTGGCGCGCGATCCGGATCGGCCTCGACAAGCCGCGCCTGCTGCGCGGCCAGATCAGGGCGATGCTGCGGGCCGGAGCCGGCCAGGACATGCGCATCATGCTGCCCATGGTCGCGACCGTGGACGAGTTCCTGCGCGCGCGCTTCATCGTGCGCCGCGAACTCGCCATGATGGAGAAGCAGGAGCGTCCGGCGCCCACCAATCTCGAGCTCGGCGTCATGGTCGAAGTGCCATCGCTGCTGTTCGAACTGGCAGAAATCTCGCGCGAGGCCGACTTCCTGTCGATCGGCACCAATGACCTGATGCAGTTCCTGTTCGCGGCCGATCGTGAGAACCGACGGGTGTCCGAGCGCTTCGATCCGCTTTGCGTTGCAGCGCTCCGCGCACTGCGTACGATCGTCGAGGCTGCGGGCGAGGCAGGTTGCCCGGTCTCGGTCTGCGGTGAGATGGGTGGCAAGCCGCTGGAGACGATGGCGCTGATCGGCCTGGGTTATCGCTCCTTCTCGATGTCGGCGGCGTCGTTCGGGCCGGTCAAGGCGATGCTGCGCGCCCTTGACGTCAGGAAGTTGCGCGAGCGTATGGATTGGATGCTTGCCTCTTCCGAAGGTGCATCGAGCCTGCGTTCGCAGCTTTCGGCACTGGCGACTGAATTGAAAGTGCCGGTCTAG
- the otsA gene encoding alpha,alpha-trehalose-phosphate synthase (UDP-forming) — translation MRLVIVSNRVTIPDRSEKVAAGGLAVALREALEKHGGLWFGWSGHVSEEKTRAVRTLQRGKVTYAVTDLSEEERQTYYLGFSNRALWPNMHYRLGLTEFSRADYAGYLAVNRRFAKALVAMLRPDDLIWVHDYHLIPLAAELRRLGVKNRIGYFHHIPWPPSEVFGALPSSITLMKTVGAYDLVGLQTEIDARNVVSGLVNLCGAKADGDGVRLGRRSIQVKPFPIGIDVEGFRKLATSSARTTAVSIRRATEAFGDRKLVIGVDRLDYSKGIVQRLEAFERFLLENPEQRGRVGMLQIAPPSRSDVPEYAELDRQSDETAGRINAALGEFDWTPIRVVKKAYSRNVLAGFYRRAQVGLVTPMRDGMNLVAKEYIAAQDPADPGVLVLSRFAGAARQMKDALIVNPYDLSEMSEAIQQALVMPKPERIRRFEKLYATIAATDIGWWTETYLAALSEGEAGFPVTRPAAKRAVRAKPATGPKQRPATSRAPAKSASGAATTVPTLSDLSQIAAGNGRLPH, via the coding sequence ATGCGTCTCGTCATCGTTTCCAATCGCGTCACCATTCCCGATCGCAGCGAGAAGGTCGCCGCTGGCGGTCTGGCCGTGGCGTTACGTGAGGCGTTGGAGAAGCATGGCGGGCTCTGGTTCGGCTGGAGCGGGCATGTCAGCGAAGAGAAGACCCGCGCGGTGCGGACGCTCCAGCGCGGCAAGGTGACCTATGCGGTGACCGATCTGAGCGAAGAGGAGCGGCAGACCTATTATCTCGGCTTCTCGAACCGCGCCCTTTGGCCGAACATGCATTACCGCCTCGGTCTGACCGAGTTTTCGCGAGCCGACTATGCGGGCTATCTCGCCGTCAATCGCCGCTTTGCCAAGGCGCTCGTCGCGATGTTGCGGCCGGACGACCTGATCTGGGTTCACGATTATCATCTGATCCCCTTGGCTGCGGAACTTCGGCGGCTCGGGGTGAAGAACCGGATCGGCTATTTCCACCACATCCCCTGGCCGCCCTCCGAGGTCTTTGGCGCCCTGCCCTCCAGCATCACCCTGATGAAGACGGTCGGCGCCTATGACCTCGTAGGGCTGCAGACCGAAATCGATGCGCGCAATGTGGTGAGCGGACTGGTCAATCTCTGCGGCGCAAAGGCCGATGGCGACGGGGTTCGCCTCGGTCGGCGTTCGATCCAGGTCAAACCCTTCCCGATCGGCATCGATGTCGAGGGCTTTCGCAAGCTTGCGACGAGTTCCGCGCGTACGACCGCGGTATCGATCCGGCGCGCGACGGAGGCCTTTGGCGACCGCAAGTTGGTCATCGGCGTCGATCGCCTGGATTACTCCAAGGGAATCGTCCAGCGCCTGGAGGCCTTCGAGCGCTTCCTGCTGGAAAATCCCGAGCAGCGCGGCCGTGTCGGCATGCTGCAGATCGCGCCACCCTCCCGCTCGGATGTTCCTGAATATGCCGAACTCGATCGCCAGTCGGACGAGACGGCCGGGCGGATCAACGCGGCGCTGGGCGAATTCGACTGGACGCCGATCCGCGTGGTCAAGAAGGCCTATTCCCGCAATGTCCTGGCCGGCTTCTATCGCCGTGCCCAAGTCGGGCTGGTCACGCCGATGCGCGACGGCATGAATCTGGTCGCCAAGGAATACATCGCGGCGCAGGATCCCGCCGATCCCGGCGTGCTGGTCCTCTCGCGCTTTGCAGGGGCGGCGCGGCAGATGAAGGACGCTCTGATCGTCAATCCCTACGATCTCTCGGAAATGTCGGAGGCGATCCAGCAGGCGCTGGTTATGCCGAAGCCAGAACGAATCCGGCGTTTCGAGAAGCTCTACGCCACCATCGCCGCAACCGATATCGGCTGGTGGACCGAGACCTATCTTGCCGCGCTCTCCGAGGGCGAAGCCGGGTTTCCGGTGACGCGCCCAGCGGCCAAGCGGGCGGTTCGCGCCAAGCCGGCGACCGGACCCAAGCAGCGACCGGCAACTTCGCGGGCTCCAGCCAAATCCGCAAGCGGCGCCGCAACGACCGTTCCGACATTGTCGGATCTGTCACAAATCGCGGCTGGAAATGGGCGCTTGCCGCATTAA
- the prfA gene encoding peptide chain release factor 1 produces the protein MSLQLPQDRLDGIVARHAVATDEINRSTDAVRTVELAKELAELEPVVAAIAAWRNAQASLDEAQALIDDPATDSDFRDLAYEERDSARIEIDARAREILVALLPKDAADERGVILEIRAGTGGDEASLFAGDLLRMYQRYASQKGWSVDIISESEGTVGGYKEVIAEIAGRGVYAKLKFESGVHRVQRVPDTEASGRIHTSAATVAMLPLATEVDVALNDNDLRIDTMRAGGAGGQHVNKTESAVRLTHIPSGIVVVVQDERSQHKNKARAFELMRARLYDMERMKADAERAADRRSQIGSGDRSERIRTYNFPQGRVTDHRINLTLYKLDEMMQGLALDEIIDALTAERQATLLAAQSGA, from the coding sequence ATGTCCCTTCAGCTCCCTCAAGACCGTCTCGACGGCATCGTCGCACGCCACGCTGTTGCGACCGACGAGATCAACCGTTCGACCGATGCCGTGCGTACGGTGGAGCTCGCCAAGGAACTGGCGGAGCTCGAGCCCGTCGTTGCCGCGATTGCCGCCTGGCGCAATGCGCAGGCCTCCCTCGACGAAGCGCAGGCGCTGATCGACGATCCGGCGACCGACAGCGACTTTCGCGATCTCGCCTATGAGGAGCGCGACTCCGCTCGAATCGAGATTGACGCGCGGGCCCGCGAAATCCTGGTCGCTCTCCTGCCGAAGGATGCCGCCGACGAACGCGGCGTCATTCTGGAAATCCGGGCCGGCACCGGCGGTGACGAGGCCTCGCTCTTCGCCGGGGACCTGCTGCGGATGTATCAGCGCTACGCCTCGCAGAAGGGCTGGAGCGTCGACATCATCTCGGAGAGTGAAGGCACGGTTGGTGGCTACAAGGAAGTCATCGCGGAGATCGCGGGCCGGGGCGTCTATGCCAAGCTGAAGTTTGAATCCGGGGTTCACCGCGTGCAGCGCGTGCCGGATACCGAGGCGAGCGGCCGCATTCATACTTCGGCCGCGACGGTGGCGATGCTGCCTTTGGCGACGGAGGTCGATGTCGCGCTTAATGACAACGATCTGCGCATCGACACGATGCGTGCCGGGGGCGCCGGCGGCCAGCACGTCAACAAGACCGAATCGGCCGTCCGCCTGACCCATATTCCGAGCGGGATCGTGGTCGTGGTCCAGGACGAGCGCTCGCAGCACAAGAACAAGGCGCGCGCCTTCGAGTTGATGCGCGCCCGGCTCTACGACATGGAGCGGATGAAGGCCGACGCCGAACGCGCGGCGGACCGACGCTCGCAGATCGGCTCCGGTGACCGGTCCGAGCGGATCCGTACCTATAATTTCCCGCAGGGTCGCGTGACGGACCACCGCATCAACCTGACGCTCTACAAGCTCGACGAGATGATGCAGGGGCTGGCGCTCGACGAGATCATCGATGCCCTTACTGCGGAGCGCCAGGCGACATTGCTTGCAGCGCAAAGCGGGGCGTGA
- a CDS encoding glycoside hydrolase family 15 protein, translated as MTVETSTTARHSASLDLGVIGNCSIAALIDRRAHIVWGCFPRFDRDPVFCSLIDNKPDDGDAMPEKGVFAIELVGMTRCEQSYLDNTAILSSVLSDDQGNAIEILDFAPRFVRYERSFRPPLLVRRVRRLSGRPRIRVVLKPCLGLGELPDEITRGSNHVRYVGADQTIRLTTDAPISYVMDSVPFAVDRTFSFFIGSDEALRAEIETTAREFLDKTTDYWRDWVRSLSIPFEWQQEVIRASITLKLCSFEESGAIVAALTTSIPEAPGTQRNWDYRFCWLRDAYFVVHALNRLGTTRTMEDYLGFITNIVDTFSESGAEHLPPLYPITRGGALTEFEVPNLSGYRGHQPVRVGNGAATQIQNDGYGAVVLAATHSFFDRRLIQPGKDALFGQLERMGELAIAVFDKPDAGPWELRERQVVHSFSSVMCWAACDRLARIAGTLGRTDRKDYWRAEAKRLKSVITDQIWNQEKGTFVSTFGGSDLDATLLLIAELGFVKAEDPRYIATVETIGRELGRGDLLLRYGTQDDFGFMHTGFLICAFWYVDALHAIGRRDEAKDLFCRILKRRNSFGLLSEDADLETGELWGNFPQTYSMVGLINSAMRLSRNWEEAF; from the coding sequence ATGACCGTAGAAACCTCCACCACGGCGCGGCATTCCGCCTCGCTCGATCTCGGCGTGATCGGCAATTGCTCGATCGCCGCACTCATCGACCGGCGCGCCCATATCGTCTGGGGCTGCTTTCCCCGCTTCGACCGCGACCCGGTTTTCTGTTCGCTGATCGACAACAAACCCGATGATGGCGACGCCATGCCCGAGAAGGGCGTGTTCGCGATCGAGCTCGTCGGCATGACCCGGTGCGAACAGAGCTATCTCGACAACACCGCGATCCTCTCCTCCGTCCTGTCCGACGACCAGGGCAACGCCATCGAGATTCTCGATTTCGCACCGCGTTTCGTGCGCTACGAGCGTTCCTTCCGGCCGCCGCTGCTGGTGCGGCGCGTGCGCCGGCTTTCGGGCCGGCCGCGTATCCGGGTCGTGCTGAAGCCATGTCTCGGCCTCGGCGAACTGCCGGACGAGATCACCCGCGGCTCCAACCATGTCCGCTATGTCGGCGCGGACCAGACGATCCGGCTGACGACGGATGCGCCGATCTCCTATGTGATGGACAGCGTCCCCTTCGCGGTCGACCGGACCTTCTCCTTCTTCATCGGCTCAGACGAGGCATTGCGCGCCGAGATCGAGACGACCGCGCGCGAGTTCCTGGACAAGACGACGGATTACTGGCGCGACTGGGTGCGCTCCCTCTCCATCCCCTTCGAGTGGCAGCAGGAGGTCATTCGCGCCTCGATCACGCTGAAGCTTTGCAGTTTCGAGGAGAGCGGCGCCATCGTCGCCGCGCTGACCACCTCGATTCCGGAAGCTCCCGGCACCCAGCGCAACTGGGACTACCGCTTCTGCTGGCTGCGCGACGCCTATTTCGTCGTGCATGCGCTCAATCGGCTGGGCACGACGCGGACGATGGAGGATTATCTCGGCTTCATCACCAATATCGTCGACACCTTCTCCGAGAGCGGTGCGGAGCATCTGCCGCCGCTCTACCCGATCACGCGCGGCGGCGCGCTGACCGAATTCGAGGTGCCGAACCTGTCAGGCTATCGCGGGCACCAGCCGGTGCGCGTCGGCAACGGCGCTGCGACGCAAATCCAGAACGACGGCTACGGCGCCGTGGTGCTCGCGGCGACGCATTCCTTCTTCGACCGCCGCCTGATCCAGCCCGGCAAGGACGCGCTCTTCGGGCAGCTCGAACGCATGGGCGAGCTCGCGATCGCCGTCTTCGACAAGCCCGATGCCGGCCCGTGGGAGCTGCGCGAGAGGCAGGTCGTGCATTCCTTCTCCAGCGTGATGTGCTGGGCGGCCTGCGACCGGCTCGCACGCATCGCCGGCACGCTCGGGCGCACGGACCGCAAGGACTATTGGCGGGCCGAGGCCAAACGCCTCAAGAGCGTCATCACCGACCAGATCTGGAATCAGGAGAAGGGCACCTTCGTCTCGACCTTCGGCGGTAGCGATCTCGACGCTACCCTGCTGCTGATCGCGGAGCTCGGCTTCGTAAAGGCCGAGGATCCACGCTATATTGCAACTGTCGAGACCATCGGCCGCGAACTCGGCCGCGGCGACCTTCTGCTGCGCTACGGCACACAGGACGATTTCGGCTTCATGCATACCGGCTTCCTGATCTGCGCCTTCTGGTATGTCGACGCGCTGCATGCGATCGGCCGGCGCGACGAAGCCAAGGACCTGTTCTGCCGCATCTTGAAACGGCGCAACAGCTTTGGCCTGCTTTCGGAGGATGCCGATCTCGAAACCGGCGAGCTCTGGGGCAATTTTCCGCAGACCTATTCCATGGTCGGGCTCATCAACTCGGCGATGCGGCTCAGCCGAAATTGGGAAGAGGCGTTCTGA
- a CDS encoding M20 family metallopeptidase: MSELTPDEAKVTAWLASRKDAMVALLREMVDTDSGSYDKPGVDRAGQVLARFHEANGLSVEIIPDARYGDAVKARLPNPAANDQRPVLLLGHRDTVFPEGEPTRRPFTIKAGRAYGPGVADMKAGLVIEAFVAAAFAECGGLSAPLTMLTTSDEEIASPSSRPIIEAAARESRCVFNAEPSRLPPGTEFLRDHKQSITSGRKGGVFMRAEFVGKAAHSGANYEKGVSAIVDLGHKIPKLQGLTDLERGVTVNVGLIGGGQTVNTVAPHAWCEIDLRYVTAAQRDELVSAIRGIIETPIVEGSSAKLTIKGEFVPLERTPEAVALYDTYRDAAASFGISVSAEFTGGCADSGFTAAQGCPTLCSVGPIGGMAHTPDEFLEVESIVPAAQVLALAVMRTAARME, from the coding sequence ATGAGTGAGTTGACCCCCGACGAAGCCAAGGTGACGGCGTGGCTTGCCAGCCGCAAGGACGCGATGGTCGCGCTCCTGCGCGAGATGGTCGACACTGACTCCGGCTCCTATGACAAGCCGGGCGTCGACAGGGCAGGGCAGGTGCTCGCCCGGTTCCACGAAGCGAACGGGCTCAGCGTCGAGATCATCCCGGATGCCCGCTACGGCGATGCCGTCAAGGCGCGACTGCCGAACCCGGCCGCCAACGACCAGCGCCCGGTGCTGTTGCTGGGACATCGCGACACCGTCTTCCCTGAGGGCGAGCCGACGCGCCGACCCTTCACCATCAAGGCAGGCCGGGCCTATGGTCCCGGTGTCGCCGACATGAAGGCTGGTCTCGTCATCGAGGCCTTCGTCGCCGCCGCCTTTGCCGAATGCGGTGGGCTTTCCGCTCCGCTCACCATGCTGACGACGAGCGACGAGGAAATCGCTTCGCCCTCTTCACGCCCGATCATCGAGGCGGCGGCGCGTGAATCGCGCTGTGTCTTCAACGCCGAGCCGAGCCGGCTGCCACCCGGCACCGAGTTTCTGCGCGATCACAAGCAGTCGATCACCAGCGGCCGCAAGGGCGGCGTCTTCATGCGTGCCGAATTCGTCGGCAAGGCCGCCCATTCCGGCGCAAATTACGAGAAGGGCGTCTCGGCCATTGTCGACCTCGGCCACAAGATCCCGAAGCTGCAGGGACTGACCGACCTCGAACGAGGCGTCACCGTCAATGTCGGGCTGATCGGCGGCGGCCAGACCGTCAACACGGTCGCTCCCCATGCCTGGTGCGAAATCGATCTGCGCTATGTCACGGCCGCTCAGCGCGATGAACTGGTCAGCGCGATCCGCGGCATCATCGAGACCCCCATCGTTGAAGGCTCGAGTGCGAAACTGACGATCAAGGGCGAGTTCGTGCCGCTGGAGCGAACCCCTGAGGCCGTTGCCCTCTACGATACCTATCGTGATGCCGCCGCGAGCTTCGGGATCAGCGTCAGCGCCGAGTTTACCGGCGGCTGCGCGGATTCCGGTTTCACTGCGGCGCAGGGTTGCCCGACGCTGTGCTCTGTCGGCCCGATCGGCGGAATGGCGCACACTCCCGACGAATTCCTCGAAGTCGAGAGCATCGTGCCGGCCGCGCAGGTGCTGGCGCTTGCCGTGATGCGCACGGCTGCGCGCATGGAGTGA